One genomic window of Quercus robur chromosome 6, dhQueRobu3.1, whole genome shotgun sequence includes the following:
- the LOC126690534 gene encoding cytochrome c oxidase subunit 5C-like encodes MAGSRVAHATLKGPSVVKELCIGMALALAAGSLWKMHHWNEQRKVRQFYDLLEKGEISVVVQEE; translated from the coding sequence ATGGCTGGTTCCAGGGTTGCTCATGCCACCTTGAAAGGACCTAGTGTTGTCAAGGAGCTATGCATTGGGATGGCACTTGCTTTGGCTGCAGGTAGCCTCTGGAAAATGCACCACTGGAATGAGCAGAGGAAAGTGAGGCAATTTTATGACTTGTTGGAGAAGGGTGAGATCAGTGTTGTTGTCCAAGAAGAATAG
- the LOC126690535 gene encoding uncharacterized protein LOC126690535 codes for MADYETHHHHHHQAIPKETAFQALNTIIQLHFEKTLEKKRSIDLQKKELHKLFQLFFIFLGLVFLAQAQSPRLQCRHCWVPITLLSLSHLIFYVSVAQTLRCINGFKYQRRCHKLTLGLATEKLREMKIRASGAAGGGDHFEGVGDDEFEIHYQEPPESYFGKFKRNWALHFGFLILIYGFMVSSSVVLLCF; via the coding sequence ATGGCAGACTacgaaacccaccaccaccaccaccaccaagcaATCCCAAAAGAAACAGCCTTCCAGGCTCTAAACACCATAATCCAGCTCCACTTCGAGAAGACCCTCGAGAAAAAGCGCTCCATAGACCTCCAAAAGAAGGAGCTCCACAAGCTCTTCCAGCTATTCTTCATCTTTTTGGGCCTTGTCTTCTTGGCCCAAGCTCAGTCCCCTCGTCTCCAGTGCCGCCATTGCTGGGTACCCATCACACTCCTCTCGCTTTCCCACCTGATCTTCTACGTGTCTGTGGCGCAAACCCTGAGGTGCATCAATGGGTTCAAGTACCAGAGGCGTTGCCACAAGCTCACGCTTGGGCTGGCCACTGAGAAGCTGAGGGAGATGAAGATTAGAGCGAGTGGTGCTGCCGGCGGTGGTGACCACTTTGAAGGTGTTGGTGACGATGAGTTTGAGATTCACTACCAAGAGCCTCCTGAGAGTTACTTTGGCAAGTTCAAGAGGAACTGGGCTTTGCATTTTGGCTTCTTGATCTTGATCTATGGATTTATGGTCTCATCCTCTGTTGTCCTCCTTTGTTTTTAG